The segment CGCAAGCTGGCGGCCACGCTCAGCTCCACCGGCACGCCGGCCATGTTCCTGCACGCCGCCGAAGCAGGGCACGGCGACCAGGGCATCTTCATGCGCAACGACATCTGCATCGCGCTTTCGTACAGCGGCACCACCGACGCCGTGGTCGACATGCTCGAGAACCTCAAGCGCCTGTCTATACCCATGGTGGCGATCACCGGCGGCCTCGACTCACCGCTGGCCGAGGCCGCCGACGCGCTGCTCGACGCCTCGGTTACCAACGAAGCCTGCCCGCTGGGGCTGGCTCCCACGGCGAGCACCACCGTGGCCCTGGCCCTGGGCGACGCGCTGGCCGTGGCCGTGCTCGAGCGCAAGGGTTTTGGCGAGGACGACTTCGCGCTGCTACACCCCGGCGGCGCGCTTGGCCGCCAACTGCTGCGCGTGAGCGACCTCATGCACGGCCCCGACGAGCTCCCCTCGGTGGGGATGAAGGTTTCCATGCACGGCGTCGTGGAGGCCATCACCGGCGGCGGGCTCGGCACCGTGGCGGTGGTTGACGACGACGGACGGCTGGTGGGCGTGGTCACCGACGGCGACATACGGCGCGCGGTGCTGGCCAACGAAAACCCGGCCGATCTCTGCTCCGCCGACGTCATGACGGTGGGGCCGCGCACGGTGAGCG is part of the Candidatus Binatota bacterium genome and harbors:
- a CDS encoding KpsF/GutQ family sugar-phosphate isomerase; protein product: MAELAEARDRLGAGFEKAVELVADCTGKVIVAGMGKSGQIARKLAATLSSTGTPAMFLHAAEAGHGDQGIFMRNDICIALSYSGTTDAVVDMLENLKRLSIPMVAITGGLDSPLAEAADALLDASVTNEACPLGLAPTASTTVALALGDALAVAVLERKGFGEDDFALLHPGGALGRQLLRVSDLMHGPDELPSVGMKVSMHGVVEAITGGGLGTVAVVDDDGRLVGVVTDGDIRRAVLANENPADLCSADVMTVGPRTVSGHSLAAEALAIMEQHAITSLFITDGHDSRPVGVVHLHDLLRSRVA